From Nocardioides faecalis:
ACCAGGTCGGCGAACGGCACCCACAGCACCTCCAGCTCCGCCTCCTCGTGCTCGAGCACGAAGCCGTCGCGGTCGACCGCGCTGAGCCCGGTGGCCAGGAAGTAGTGGATCCGCTCGGCGGAGTAGCCCGGTGAGCTGAAGGTCGACAGCAGGTGGGTCCAGCTGCGGGCGGCGAAGGCGGCCTCCTCCCGCAGCTCGCGCCGGGCGACCTCGACGGGCTCCTCGCCGGGCACGTCGCAGAGGCCGGCGGGCAGCTCGACCAGCCGGTGCCCGGCCGCGTGCCGGTAGTGGCGCAGGCACAGCACCCGGTCCTCGTCGTCGACGGCGAGGACCACCGCGGCGCCGGGGTGCTCGACGACGAGCCGGCGGAACGTGCCCTCCTCGGCGGGGGCGCCGGGGCGCCGGACGAGGTCGGAGCGCAGCGCGATCACCCAGCCGTCGCGGTGCAGGTCGGTGCTCGAGACGACCGGCCAGGTCTCCGCCACGTCACGCAGCCGCGACCCGTCGCCAGCGTCCACGCCCCGGCTCACCCCTCGATCGGCTCGGGGTGCAGCCCGGACTCGTCGATCTCCAGGCGCGTCTCGCGCTGGCGGGTGAGCGCGGCGCCGACGAGGCCGGCGAACAGCGGGTGCGGCCGGGTCGGGCGCGAGCGCAGCTCGGGGTGCGCCTGGGTGCCGATGTAGTACGGGTGCTCCTCGCGGGGCAGCTCCACGAACTCGACGAGGTCGAGGTCGGGGTTGACGCCGGAGAACACCAGCCCGGCCTTCGCGAGACGGTCACGGTAGGCGTTGTTGACCTCGAACCGGTGCCGGTGCCGCTCCTCGATGAGCTCGGAGCCGTAGACCTCGTGGGCGATCGAGCCGGGGGTGAGCGCGGCCGGGTAGAGGCCGAGGCGCATGGTGCCGCCGAGGTCGCCCTCGCCGTGCACGATGGACTTCTGCTCCTCCATCGTGGCGATCACCGGCTCGGGGGTGGCCGGGTCGAACTCGGTCGAGCCGGCCTTGGTGAGGCCGAGCTCGGTGCGGGCGTACTCGATCACCATGCACTGCAGGCCCAGGCAGAGCCCGAGGGTGGGGATCTTGTGCGCCCGGGCGTAGCTCAGCGCACCGAGCTTGCCCTCCAGGCCGCGGATGCCGAACCCGCCGGGCACGCAGATCGCGTCCACGTCGGCCAGCTGGCGCGCCGCACCCGCCTGGGTGGCGCACTCGTCCGAGGCGACCCAGCGCAGGTGCACCTTCGCCTCGTGCGCGAAGCCGCCGGCGCGCAGCGCCTCGGCGACCGAGAGGTAGGCGTCGTGCAGGTCGATGTACTTGCCGACCAGCGCGATGGTGACGTCCTCCTTGGGGTGGTGCACCCGGCGGAGCAGGTCGTCCCACAGCGTCCAGTCGACGTCACGGAACGGCAGGTTCAGGCGCCGTACGACGTAGGCGTCGAGGCCCTCGCGGTGCAGCACCTTGGGGATGTCGTAGATCGACGCGGCATCGGCGGCGGTGACCACGGCCTCCTGGTCGACGTCGCACATGAGCGCGATCTTGCGCTTGATGCTCTCCGGCAGCTCGCGGTCGGCGCGGCACACGATGGCGTCGGGCTGGATGCCGACCTGGCGCAGCGCGGCCACCGAGTGCTGGGTGGGCTTGGTCTTCAGCTCGCCGGACGGGCCGATGTAGGGCACCAGGGAGACGTGCAGGAAGAAGCAGTTGTCGCGGCCGATGTCATGGCGGACCTGGCGGGCGGCCTCGAGGAACGGCAGGGACTCGATGTCGCCGACGGTGCCGCCGATCTCGGTGATGACGATGTCGACGGCGTCCTCGCCGGTGCCGTGGCCCATGGCCAGGATCCGGTCCTTGATCTCGTCGGTGATGTGCGGGATCACCTGGACGGTGTCGCCGAGGTACTCGCCCTTGCGCTCCTTGGCGATGACCTTGGAGTAGACCTGCCCGGTGGTGACGTTGGCGATCTGGTTGAGGTCGGTGTCGAGGAACCGCTCGTAGTGCCCGATGTCCAGGTCGGTCTCGGCGCCGTCGTTGGTGACGAACACCTCGCCGTGCTGGAACGGGTTCATCGTGCCCGGATCCACGTTGAGATAGGGGTCGAGCTTCTGCATCGTCACCCGCAGACCGCGCGAGCGCAGCAGTCGACCGAGGCTCGAGGCGGTGAGCCCCTTGCCGAGCGACGAAGCGACGCCCCCGGTCACGAAGAGGTGTTTGACCTGGTTACCGGGCGTCATGCTCACGGGATTCCATCTTAGTCCATCTCCTCGGATCTGGGTTCATCACGTACGTCGGCGCGCCACGTCGAGCAGCTCGCGGGCGTGTGCCAGGGCGGTGTCGGACTCGGTGAGCCCGGCCAGCATCCGGGACAGCTCGCGCTCCCGACCGGCGTCGTCGAGCACCACCAGCCCGGAGCTGGTGACGGTGCCGTCGTGGGACTTCTCCACCAGCACGTGCCGGTCCGCGAACGCGGCGACCTGCGGCAGGTGGGTCACCACCAGGACCTGGGCGTCGGCGGCCAGGGTGGCCAGGCGGCGCCCGATCTCCACCGCAGCCGCACCGCCGACCCCGGAGTCGACCTCGTCGAAGACGAAGGTCGGCACCGGGCTGGTGCCGGCCAGGCAGACCTCGACCGCCAGCATCACCCGGGACAGCTCACCGCCCGAGGCGCCCTTGTGCAGCGGCCGGGGCTCCGAGCCGGTGTTGGCGGCGAGCAGGAGCTCCACGTCGTCGATCCCGCTGCGGGTGAAGCGCACCCACCCCTCGGCCAGCCGCAGCAGGTCCGGCGGCGGGTGCTCGGCATCGGTGGGGTGGGCGGCCTCGGGCACCTCGCGCCTGGTCACCCGCACCTGGAGTCGGGCGTGCGGCATCGCCAGCAGGGTGAGCTCGTCGGTGACGGCGGCACCGAGCCGCGTGGCCGCCTCGGCGCGGGCGGTGGACAGCGCGACGCCCGCGGTGGCGAGCTCGGCGCGCAGTGCCGCGGCCCGGTCGGCGAGGTCGCGGATCTGGTCGTCGGTGGAGTCGAGGTCGCCCAGGCGCAGCGCGGACTGCTCGGCCCAGGCCAGCACGTCCTCGACGGTCTCGCCGTACTTGCGCAGCAGGCCGGTCAGCGCCGCGCGCCGTTCGGAGACCGCAGCCAACCGGTTCGGGTCGACCTCGATCCCCGAGGCGTACGACGCCACGTCGGCCGCGACGTCGCTGAGCAGGTAGCTGACCTCGGCGACGCGGTCGGCGAGCGCGGCCGCGGCGGGGTCGTGCTCGCGCACGCCCTCCAGCAGCCCGCGGGCGGCGGCGACGGCGCCGAGCGCGTCGGGCGAGCCGTGCTCGCTGGACAGTGCCTCGCGGGCCTGCTCGGCGGCGCCGCGCAGCGTGTCGGCGTGGCCGAGCCGGGTCTCCTCGGCGGCCAGCTCGACATCCTCGCCGGGCTGCGGGTCGACCGCGGCGACCTCGTCCACACCGAAGCGGAGCAGGTCGGCCTCTCGGGCGCGCTCGCGGGCGCTGGCGCGCACCTCGGCGAGCTCGCGCTCGGTGGTCACCAGCGCGTCGTACAGCTCGGCGTAGCGGGCGTGCTGCTCGGTGAGCGCACCGAACCGGTCCAGGGCCAGGCGTTGGGTCTGCGGCTTGAGCAGCCGGTGCTGGTCGGACTGGCCGTGGACCGCGACGAGCGGCTCGGCGATCGAGGCCAGGGTGGCCACGGGCACCGCGGCGCCGCCGACGAACGCCCGGGAGCGGCCCTCGGCACTGACGTTGCGGCCCAGCACCACGCCGTCCTCGGCATCTCCCCCGGCGTCCTCGACGGCGGCGCGCAACCCGGGCAGCGCATCGGCGGCGACGACTCCTTCGACGCGGGCCTGCTTGGCGCCGGCGCGCACCGCTCCGGAGTCGGCGCGACCGCCGAGCAGCAGCCCCAGTGCGGTGACGACCATCGTCTTGCCGGCACCGGTCTCACCGGTGATGACGGTGAGGCCGGGACCCAGCTCCAGCACGGAGGAGTCGATGACGCCCAGCGAGCTGATCCGCAGCTCCTCGATCACGACACGTCTCCTCTGGCTCGGGCCTGGCGCCGCTCCGCCGCACCGCGCCAGCCCTCGACGGACAGGCCGAACTTGGCGACGAGGCGGTCGGTGAAGGGGGCCTCGGCCAGCCGGACCAGCCGGACCGGCCGCTGCCCGCGGCTGACCTCGATCCGGGCGCCGGGTGGCAGGTCGTGGCTGCGCCGGCCGTCGCACCACAGCACACCGGAGCTCTGGTTGCCCTCGAGCACCTCGACGGCGATCACCGACGACGGCGCCACCACCATGGGCCGGGCGAACAGGGCGTGCGCACTGATCGGAACGATGCACAGCGCCTCCACCTGGGGCCACACGATCGGGCCGCCGGCGGAGAAGTTGTACGCCGTGGAGCCGGTCGGGGTGGCGCACACGACGCCGTCGCCGCCCCACCGCGACAGCGGCCGGCCGTCGATCTCGACGACGACCTCGAGCATCCGCTCCCGGGCGGCCTTCTCGACGCTGGCCTCGTTGACGGCGAAGGTGGAGTAGACCAGCTCGCCGCCGACGTAGGCCCGCACGTCGAGGGTGAGCCGGTCCTCGGTGCTGTAGCGCTGGTCGACGATGGCGTCGATGGTGGCCGCGACGTCCTCGTGCTCGGCCTCGGCGAGGAACCCGACGTGACCGAGGTTGACCCCGAGCACGGGCGTGAGCCGCTCGTGGGTGACCTCCGCGGCGCGCAGGATGTTGCCGTCGCCGCCGATGACGACGGTGAGCTCGCAGCCGGCGCTGGCGTCGTTCTCGGAGTCGGTGAGCTCGACGGCCGGGACGTACTCCTCGGGGTCCAGCTCCAGCTCGTCGGCCTCGGCGCGCAGCAGTCGGACCACGATGCCGTGACCGGTGAGCTCCTTGACGAAGGAGCGGGCGACGTCGCGGGCCTCGGGGCGCCGCGTGTGCGCCAGCACCAGCACGCGGCGCGGGTCGTCGGCCGGACGGTCGTCGGCCGGACGGTCGTCGGCCGGACGGTCGGGGATGCTGGCGGTCTCGCTCACGGATCCACCCTCTCATTCGCGCCCGACGTGCCGCGGCGCACGACCGCGGCGATGCTCTCGTCGTCGATCTCGGGCGCACCGTGGCGCAGCCACAAGAAGAACTCGACGTTGCCCGAGGGGCCGGGCAGCGGGCTGACCGTGACCGCCCTGGCGCCCCAGCCGCGCTCTGCCGCGGCGTGCGCCACCGCGAGCACGGCCTCCGCGCGCAGCTCGGGGTCGCGGACCACACCGCCCTTGCCGACCCGGTCCTTGCCGACCTCGAACTGCGGCTTGACCATCAGCGCCAGGTCGCCGTCGGGACGGGTGACGCCGAGCAGCGCGTCGAGGACGAGGATGAGGGAGATGAAGGACAGGTCGCCGACGACGAGGTCGACCGGTCCCCCGATGTCGTCGGTGGTCAGGCTCCGCACGTTGGTGCGGTCGTGCACCCGGACCCGTTCGTCGGACTGCAGGGACCAGTCGAGCTGGCCGTAGCCGACGTCGACCGCGACCACCTCGGCCGCGCCGGCGCGCAGCAGCACGTCGGTGAAGCCGCCGGTGGAGGCGCCGGCGTCCAGGCAGCGCCGTCCGGAGACCTCCAGGCCGCCCGCGCCGAAGGCGGCGAGGGCGCCGAGCAGCTTGTGGGCGCCGCGGGAGACGTAGTCGGGACCGTGCTCGCCCTCGGCCACCACGATCGCAACATCGGTGGTCACCCCGGTGGCGGGCTTGCTGGCCACGGCGCCGGAGACCTTGACCCGGCCCTCGGCGATCAGGTGCGCCGCACGCTCCCGGGAGGGTGCGAGCCCGCGCCGGACCAGCTCCGCGTCGAGGCGGAGACGGCGAGGCGGCACGTCAGGCGCCGTCGAGGGTACGGCGCAGCGCGGTGTGCGCCTCCTCGAACACGGCTGCGTGCTCCTCCAGCGGGCGCGACTCGAGCCCGGCCACCAGCTCGAGGACGCGGTCGACGGAGTCGTTCCCGGTGGGCGTCAGCGGTACCTCGGTCATGGGGCGAGGCTACCGCGCACCGGACTCCTCACCGGGCACCTGCACCCCCGTCACGTCGGCGACGGTGCCGGTGGCGTCGAGGTGCTCCCATGCCGCGCACGCGACCACCCGCCACCAGTCGGCGGCCCCGCCGCTCGTCTGGTCGCTGTCGCTGTCCCGGGTCACCGTGAGCCTGCCGTCGTGCACGCGCGCCGACCAGCCCCCGAGTCGCCAGGACACGTCCTCGGCCTCTGCGTGCTCGGTGGGCGCGTCGAGCGGGTGGCGGCTCGGCGCGGGGTGCGGCTCCAGCAGCCCGCCGAGGTCGAGCGAGAGGTACGACGGCCGCTGCCGCGGCGTCGCCGCCACGAGCTCGGGCAGGCCGGTGACGCCGGTGAGCACGAGGAGCGAGGCGACGCCGGCGTTGTGCGCGCCCTCGATGTCGGTGTCGAGCCGGTCGCCCACCATCAGGGGCCGCTCGCCGCCGACGCGTCGTACCGTCTCGTCGAGCAGCGGGCGTTCGGGCTTGCCCGCCACCTCGGCCGGCACGCCGCTGAACTCCTCCAGCATCCGCACCAGCAGGCCGTGGCCGGGAGCGATGCCCTCCTTGGTGGGGATCGTGGCGTCGGCGTTGGCGGCCAACCAGGGCAGGCCGTCGCGGATCCGCACGGCACCCGACATGATCTCGTGCCACCGCAGCTCGGGGCCGTAGCCGCTGGCGATGGCCTGCGCCTCCTCGCTGACCCCGACCGGCACGAGACCGGCTTCCTCGAGCGCCCCGTGGAGCCCCGGACCGCCGAGACAGACCACCCGGGCCCCGGCACCGTGGCGCTCGCGCAGCACGTGCGCTGCGGCCTGAGCGCTGGTGACCACGTCGGCGACGTCGGCAGGCACCCCGAGCTGACTCAGGTGCGCCGCGACGGTGGAGGCCGTGCGGGAGGCGTTGTTGGTGACGAACGCGACCCTGCCGCCCGCGGCTCGGGTGCCCTCGATCGCGGCCGCCGCACCGGGCACCGCGGCGCCGCTGATGTAGACCACGCCGTCCAGGTCGAGCATGACCAGGTCGTGGGCGGGGCAGAGCGGTTCGGCAGAGGAGGACAGCACAGGGCAACCTTGCCAGGGTCGAGGACCAACGACTCCGTACGATGCCCGA
This genomic window contains:
- a CDS encoding TlyA family RNA methyltransferase; translated protein: MPPRRLRLDAELVRRGLAPSRERAAHLIAEGRVKVSGAVASKPATGVTTDVAIVVAEGEHGPDYVSRGAHKLLGALAAFGAGGLEVSGRRCLDAGASTGGFTDVLLRAGAAEVVAVDVGYGQLDWSLQSDERVRVHDRTNVRSLTTDDIGGPVDLVVGDLSFISLILVLDALLGVTRPDGDLALMVKPQFEVGKDRVGKGGVVRDPELRAEAVLAVAHAAAERGWGARAVTVSPLPGPSGNVEFFLWLRHGAPEIDDESIAAVVRRGTSGANERVDP
- a CDS encoding CTP synthase → MTPGNQVKHLFVTGGVASSLGKGLTASSLGRLLRSRGLRVTMQKLDPYLNVDPGTMNPFQHGEVFVTNDGAETDLDIGHYERFLDTDLNQIANVTTGQVYSKVIAKERKGEYLGDTVQVIPHITDEIKDRILAMGHGTGEDAVDIVITEIGGTVGDIESLPFLEAARQVRHDIGRDNCFFLHVSLVPYIGPSGELKTKPTQHSVAALRQVGIQPDAIVCRADRELPESIKRKIALMCDVDQEAVVTAADAASIYDIPKVLHREGLDAYVVRRLNLPFRDVDWTLWDDLLRRVHHPKEDVTIALVGKYIDLHDAYLSVAEALRAGGFAHEAKVHLRWVASDECATQAGAARQLADVDAICVPGGFGIRGLEGKLGALSYARAHKIPTLGLCLGLQCMVIEYARTELGLTKAGSTEFDPATPEPVIATMEEQKSIVHGEGDLGGTMRLGLYPAALTPGSIAHEVYGSELIEERHRHRFEVNNAYRDRLAKAGLVFSGVNPDLDLVEFVELPREEHPYYIGTQAHPELRSRPTRPHPLFAGLVGAALTRQRETRLEIDESGLHPEPIEG
- a CDS encoding NAD kinase, with the translated sequence MSETASIPDRPADDRPADDRPADDPRRVLVLAHTRRPEARDVARSFVKELTGHGIVVRLLRAEADELELDPEEYVPAVELTDSENDASAGCELTVVIGGDGNILRAAEVTHERLTPVLGVNLGHVGFLAEAEHEDVAATIDAIVDQRYSTEDRLTLDVRAYVGGELVYSTFAVNEASVEKAARERMLEVVVEIDGRPLSRWGGDGVVCATPTGSTAYNFSAGGPIVWPQVEALCIVPISAHALFARPMVVAPSSVIAVEVLEGNQSSGVLWCDGRRSHDLPPGARIEVSRGQRPVRLVRLAEAPFTDRLVAKFGLSVEGWRGAAERRQARARGDVS
- the recN gene encoding DNA repair protein RecN, which codes for MIEELRISSLGVIDSSVLELGPGLTVITGETGAGKTMVVTALGLLLGGRADSGAVRAGAKQARVEGVVAADALPGLRAAVEDAGGDAEDGVVLGRNVSAEGRSRAFVGGAAVPVATLASIAEPLVAVHGQSDQHRLLKPQTQRLALDRFGALTEQHARYAELYDALVTTERELAEVRASARERAREADLLRFGVDEVAAVDPQPGEDVELAAEETRLGHADTLRGAAEQAREALSSEHGSPDALGAVAAARGLLEGVREHDPAAAALADRVAEVSYLLSDVAADVASYASGIEVDPNRLAAVSERRAALTGLLRKYGETVEDVLAWAEQSALRLGDLDSTDDQIRDLADRAAALRAELATAGVALSTARAEAATRLGAAVTDELTLLAMPHARLQVRVTRREVPEAAHPTDAEHPPPDLLRLAEGWVRFTRSGIDDVELLLAANTGSEPRPLHKGASGGELSRVMLAVEVCLAGTSPVPTFVFDEVDSGVGGAAAVEIGRRLATLAADAQVLVVTHLPQVAAFADRHVLVEKSHDGTVTSSGLVVLDDAGRERELSRMLAGLTESDTALAHARELLDVARRRT
- a CDS encoding HAD-IIA family hydrolase, whose amino-acid sequence is MLSSSAEPLCPAHDLVMLDLDGVVYISGAAVPGAAAAIEGTRAAGGRVAFVTNNASRTASTVAAHLSQLGVPADVADVVTSAQAAAHVLRERHGAGARVVCLGGPGLHGALEEAGLVPVGVSEEAQAIASGYGPELRWHEIMSGAVRIRDGLPWLAANADATIPTKEGIAPGHGLLVRMLEEFSGVPAEVAGKPERPLLDETVRRVGGERPLMVGDRLDTDIEGAHNAGVASLLVLTGVTGLPELVAATPRQRPSYLSLDLGGLLEPHPAPSRHPLDAPTEHAEAEDVSWRLGGWSARVHDGRLTVTRDSDSDQTSGGAADWWRVVACAAWEHLDATGTVADVTGVQVPGEESGAR
- a CDS encoding NUDIX domain-containing protein, translating into MDAGDGSRLRDVAETWPVVSSTDLHRDGWVIALRSDLVRRPGAPAEEGTFRRLVVEHPGAAVVLAVDDEDRVLCLRHYRHAAGHRLVELPAGLCDVPGEEPVEVARRELREEAAFAARSWTHLLSTFSSPGYSAERIHYFLATGLSAVDRDGFVLEHEEAELEVLWVPFADLVDAVLAGQIADGPVVQAVLAAHVMRDRDPQALPEM